One Phaseolus vulgaris cultivar G19833 chromosome 11, P. vulgaris v2.0, whole genome shotgun sequence genomic window carries:
- the LOC137805620 gene encoding uncharacterized protein produces the protein MPYYLEAFLAIALDWHAQARAKTKETSALQALQQEVATLKEEKESLSQGWACQEEVYKASLRSAGELNAEACKRLHDAGQAGAELLAKVAFLKSKIVALEVAMRASEAQQKKMLEKAEGELTAKMEALNLLQSEHGKFQAELDKLQVEKEVLEKQLPSGDSTIEELEWANKELIEEKKTRDSTIEKLEEARKKLIDNMAATFAEGFQEALAQAACENPGIDTSNCNPFNHIVDGKVVPLDLGE, from the coding sequence ATGCCTTATTATTTGGAGGCCTTCTTGGCCATTGCCCTTGATTGGCATGCTCAGGCCAGGGCCAAAACTAAAGAGACAAGCGCTCTCCAAGCCCTTCAACAGGAAGTGGCTACActgaaggaggagaaggagAGCCTATCCCAAGGTTGGGCATGCCAAGAAGAAGTCTACAAGGCCTCTCTGAGAAGTGCTGGGGAACTTAACGCAGAAGCCTGCAAACGTCTACACGACGCAGGGCAAGCTGGCGCAGAGCTCCTTGCTAAGGTGGCATTCCTTAAATCCAAAATCGTTGCTCTTGAAGTGGCAATGCGGGCTTCTGAGGCCCAGCAGAAGAAAATGCTGGAGAAGGCCGAAGGGGAGCTAACTGCAAAAATGGAGGCGCTCAATCTTCTCCAATCTGAGCATGGTAAGTTCCAAGCTGAACTGGACAAGCTCCAAGTGGAGAAGGAAGTTCTCGAGAAGCAGTTACCTTCCGGAGACTCCACAATCGAAGAGTTGGAGTGGGCCAACAAGGAGCTTATTGAGGAGAAGAAGACTCGGGACTCCACCATAGAAAAACTGGAGGAAGCCAGAAAGAAACTCATTGATAATATGGCTGCCACCTTTGCAGAGGGATTTCAGGAGGCCCTAGCTCAAGCCGCCTGTGAAAACCCAGGAATTGATACCTCCAACTGCAACCCTTTTAACCATATTGTTGATGGGAAGGTCGTGCCTCTCGACCTCGGGGAGTGA